The following coding sequences lie in one Xyrauchen texanus isolate HMW12.3.18 chromosome 25, RBS_HiC_50CHRs, whole genome shotgun sequence genomic window:
- the LOC127618456 gene encoding potassium voltage-gated channel subfamily A member 10-like, with translation MTVQAGKTEVMLVDFEGMENTDNSINNFNDPDYPNGMTALMVDMPDFGHGNTYNTKVLSHKEKIPQNMEVLQSPVLSPHTRRGRASCASLISNWKLLVNSDVTQSETIFSKLAKECYEDLFVDKRCLDDGEQKVIINIAGLRFETRMKTLNQFPDTLLGDPMKRMDYFDPMRNEYFFDRNRPSFDGILYYYQSGGKIRRPANVPLDVFSDEITFYELGQEAMEQFREEEGFIKDVEVPLPSNEFYRQFWLLFEYPESSNAARGVALISVFVIVISIIIFCIETLPEFREDHEIFPTIGFSLNQTQGMGFPSGSPPSATPKTISSTFSDPFFIIETACIIWFFFELSVRFLVCPSKQKFFNNIMNMIDIVSIIPYFVTLITEIVTSTNKSNTGQNMSLAILRIIRLVRVFRIFKLSRHSKGLQILGQTLKASMRELGLLIFFLFIGVILFSSAIYFAEVDDPNTQFASIPDGFWWAVVTMTTVGYGDMCPITLGGKIVGTLCAIAGVLTIALPVPVIVSNFNYFYHRETEQEEKKPIAEAAEQTAKSENGTKHGSSSSLNRANGNLQTDKSKC, from the coding sequence ATGACTGTCCAAGCTGGAAAAACAGAGGTGATGCTTGTTGACTTTGAGGGTATGGAGAACACTGACAACAGCATAAACAACTTCAATGATCCAGATTATCCCAATGGGATGACGGCTTTGATGGTAGACATGCCAGACTTTGGGCATGGCAACACTTATAATACAAAAGTGTTGTCACATAAAGAGAAGATCCCACAGAATATGGAGGTACTGCAATCACCTGTCTTGTCTCCTCACACCAGGAGAGGGCGTGCTAGTTGTGCTAGTCTAATTTCCAACTGGAAATTACTTGTGAACAGTGATGTGACACAAAGTGAGACTATATTTAGTAAACTTGCCAAAGAATGCTACGAGGACTTGTTTGTTGACAAACGATGTCTTGATGATGGGGAACAGAAGGTCATCATTAACATTGCCGGTCTTCGGTTCGAAACACGCATGAAGACCCTCAACCAGTTTCCTGATACTCTTCTGGGAGACCCTATGAAAAGAATGGACTATTTTGACCCAATGAGAAATGAGTATTTCTTTGATCGCAATCGTCCAAGCTTTGATGGGATCTTGTACTATTATCAGTCAGGAGGCAAGATCCGTCGGCCCGCAAACGTACCTTTAGATGTCTTTTCAGATGAGATCACATTCTATGAGCTAGGACAGGAAGCCATGGAACAGTTCCGCGAGGAGGAAGGCTTCATCAAAGACGTTGAGGTCCCCTTGCCTTCCAATGAGTTCTACAGACAGTTCTGGCTGCTTTTTGAATATCCAGAGAGCTCAAATGCAGCCCGAGGAGTTGCTCTCATTTCCGTCTTTGTTATTGTCATCTCCATCATCATATTCTGCATTGAGACTCTCCCGGAATTCCGCGAGGACCACGAGATTTTTCCAACCATCGGTTTTTCCTTGAACCAGACCCAGGGCATGGGCTTTCCCTCAGGTTCTCCACCAAGCGCCACTCCCAAAACTATTTCCAGCACCTTCTCCGACCCATTCTTCATCATTGAGACTGCTTGTATAATCTGGTTCTTTTTTGAGCTAAGTGTGCGTTTCTTGGTCTGCCCCAGCAAACAGAAATTCTTTAACAACATCATGAACATGATTGACATTGTGTCCATTATTCCCTATTTTGTAACCTTGATAACTGAAATAGTGACCTCTACTAATAAATCCAATACAGGGCAGAATATGTCCCTGGCCATCTTACGAATCATCAGACTGGTGCGAGTCTTCAGGATCTTCAAGCTCTCCAGGCACTCCAAAGGGTTGCAGATCCTGGGACAGACACTAAAGGCCAGCATGAGGGAACTTGGGCTGCTCATCTTCTTTCTCTTCATTGGGGTCATTTTGTTCTCAAGCGCCATCTATTTTGCTGAGGTGGACGATCCAAACACTCAATTTGCTAGCATTCCTGATGGATTCTGGTGGGCTGTTGTTACCATGACCACAGTGGGTTACGGAGACATGTGTCCCATAACACTAGGTGGTAAGATTGTGGGCACTCTATGTGCCATTGCTGGGGTGTTGACCATTGCCCTGCCAGTGCCTGTAATAGTCTCAAATTTCAACTACTTCTACCATAGAGAGACAGAGCAGGAGGAAAAGAAGCCCATTGCTGAAGCTGCAGAACAAACTGCAAAGTCAGAGAATGGTACAAAACATGGAAGTAGTTCCTCTCTGAACAGAGCAAATGGAAACTTGCAGACAGACAaatcaaagtgttaa